In Nicotiana tabacum cultivar K326 chromosome 17, ASM71507v2, whole genome shotgun sequence, one DNA window encodes the following:
- the LOC107769440 gene encoding protein LAZY 1-like, whose protein sequence is MKLLGWMHSKLKQKGNEPANNTPIVENSITSFSVFKEFKSNGAEMEPFDELFPGFLAIGTLGNYQTTNTDPPAPTFPMPFDHGETDITEKELKFINDELEKYLEEKVNKYESSESIIALSDNHIEIGATECYSNIEEYSLQKYLLGSSIELPKIEVEVQQQKRFIEELFNIVQEGHVGNHDGKEKKQAKRKHPVDFMKKMLQNLQRKSKSSTTAHSKDNVNGSVSSKRKLPQFIKMFKRKVHPEGLMNENILQDNEISNISCKTDNLGANSEVNKKNSPAATPKK, encoded by the exons atgaaa TTACTAGGTTGGATGCACTCTAAACTAAAGCAAAAAGGCAATGAACCAGCAAATAATACTCCCATAGTAG AAAATTCCATTACATCTTTCTCAGTTTTCAAGGAATTTAAAAGCAATGGAGCAGAAATGGAACCATTTGATGAACTCTTTCCTGGCTTTTTGGCAATTGGTACTCTGGGAAATTATCAGACAACTAATACTGATCCTCCAGCTCCAACTTTTCCAATGCCCTTTGATCATGGTGAAACAGACATAACAGAGAAAGAACTGAAATTCATAAATGATGAGCTTGAGAAGTATCTGGAAGAGAAAGTGAATAAATATGAGTCATCAGAAAGTATCATTGCTCTCAGTGACAATCACATTGAAATAGGAGCTACTGAATGCTATAGCAATATTGAAGAATACTCTCTCCAGAAATATCTCTTaggctcttcaattgaattgCCGAAGATAGAAGTAGAG GTACAACAACAAAAACGATTCATAGAAGAGCTCTTTAACATAGTCCAAGAAGGTCATGTGGGAAATCATgatggaaaagagaaaaaacaagCCAAGAGAAAACATCCCGTGGATTTCATGAAGAAGATGCTGCAGAACCTGCAGCGCAAATCAAAGAGCTCTACTACAGCTCATTCTAAAGATAATGTCAATGGATCTGTTTCAAGCAAGAGAAAACTCCCTCAG TTCATTAAAATGTTCAAAAGGAAAGTTCATCCTGAGGGATTAATGAATGAGAACATACTACAAGATAATGAGATTAGCAATATTTCATGCAAGACTGATAATCTGGGAGCAAATAGTGAAGTGAACAAAAAGAATTCTCCTGCTGCCACTCCAAAGAAGTAA